One Drosophila subobscura isolate 14011-0131.10 chromosome U, UCBerk_Dsub_1.0, whole genome shotgun sequence DNA window includes the following coding sequences:
- the LOC117901601 gene encoding serine/threonine-protein kinase meng-po encodes MGTIEKRSFSFRLRRSFGDGGSTNSRNSNNNSSTCTNHNNQKRCSTPLTPTSTSTGRLEVPGAASVSRRSSIYKKPDKNDGGQIHMIPDVDLPLMTFADQYNIEKTLAEGCFAKILLCRHRPTNTLVALKAVHAELTTIKEFQKEFHYNYELSHHHHILSAYAVAFQTMDYYVFAMEHAPYGDLASNIGPNGLHENACKLISEQLSSALGFMHSKNLVHRDLKIENILVFTPDFTRVKLCDFGATTKKGLLVHKVKHTWTSCVPPEQLELIKNERFQCLPISDSWQFGILLYNILTGNPPWQSADWVKDQSYANFMKYEQRKTTKVPDSFRRFSPRLMRCFRKYLSHDPEDRCKITEVTKYMKDRWVECRISTSKSATLISPTHHDQDSCIYLNQREGRLSGDENKLRFKRMMSSYGLDIPIDPTMVRRRVWDWLSTCDASFDPDVESLHGLDTMH; translated from the coding sequence CGCCGCTCCTTTGGCGATGGTGGCAGCACCAATAgtcgcaacagcaacaacaacagcagcacctgcACCAATCACAACAACCAGAAGCGTTGCAGCACTCCCTTGACACCCACCAGCACAAGCACGGGACGCCTGGAGGTGCCCGGAGCGGCATCCGTGAGCCGTCGGAGCAGCATCTACAAGAAGCCGGACAAGAATGATGGCGGACAGATTCATATGATACCGGATGTGGACTTGCCGCTGATGACATTCGCCGATCAGTACAACATTGAGAAGACACTGGCGGAGGGATGTTTTGCGAAGATTCTGCTGTGCCGGCATAGGCCCACCAATACGCTGGTGGCCCTGAAGGCAGTGCATGCAGAGCTCACCACGATCAAGGAGTTCCAGAAGGAGTTCCACTACAACTACGAGTTGTCGCACCATCACCACATCCTGAGCGCCTACGCGGTGGCCTTCCAGACCATGGACTACTACGTCTTTGCGATGGAGCATGCACCGTACGGGGATCTAGCCTCGAACATTGGACCCAATGGCCTGCATGAGAATGCCTGCAAATTGATATCCGAGCAGTTGAGCTCGGCCCTAGGCTTCATGCACTCGAAGAATCTGGTGCATCGGGATCTGAAGATCGAGAATATTTTGGTGTTTACGCCGGACTTTACCCGGGTGAAGCTGTGCGACTTTGGGGCCACCACCAAGAAGGGTCTGCTGGTGCACAAGGTGAAGCACACGTGGACCAGCTGTGTGCCgccggagcagctggagctgatCAAGAACGAGCGCTTTCAGTGCCTGCCCATCAGCGACTCCTGGCAGTTTGGCATCTTGCTGTACAACATCCTCACGGGCAATCCGCCATGGCAGTCCGCGGACTGGGTCAAGGATCAGTCTTATGCCAACTTCATGAAGTACGAACAGCGCAAGACGACCAAAGTCCCTGACAGTTTCCGACGGTTTTCGCCCCGTCTGATGCGCTGCTTCCGCAAGTATCTCAGCCACGACCCAGAGGATCGCTGCAAGATCACCGAGGTGACCAAGTACATGAAGGATCGCTGGGTTGAGTGCCGCATCTCCACCTCCAAGTCGGCCACCCTCATCTCGCCCACCCACCACGACCAGGACTCGTGCATCTATCTGAACCAGCGCGAGGGCCGACTCTCTGGCGATGAGAACAAACTGAGATTCAAGCGCATGATGTCCAGCTATGGCCTGGACATACCCATCGATCCGACCATGGTGCGACGGCGAGTCTGGGACTGGCTATCCACATGTGATGCCAGTTTTGATCCAGATGTCGAGAGCTTGCATGGCCTGGATACGATGCATTAG